The DNA sequence GGTAAATTGCTCTTTTAATTAAACCATTGCACCGAAGGAAATTGCTGTCTGAATATTGTCTCAGAGATGGGGCTTGTGACAGTTGCCTGGAAACTTCAATCTGTCTCACATTTATTCCAGATCACAGTTTTGagataaagtttaataaaaatcttTACGACAATGAAAGCCTACCCTTTCACGTCCACCACCACAATGCGACAGAACAGTGGAGGAAGCCTTGTGTTTAACATGTATCTCTCAGGTAGGCCTACACAGTCTTTTTGTCTCATTTcgtaaaatgagaaatattgatGAAATGACTAAAAAGAAATGGGCGATGTTAGGGGTATGCGGGTGCAATGCTGCGCGCCATCGCCAGTGACTTCTCCATCTGGAACGCGTGTCCTCTTTTGTCGGAAATCGGATATCCTTTTTCCTGGACGCGTTTCCTGACCTCAGCGCTGAAGTCTGGGCAAATACATCGAGCAGCAACACGACAATACTCATAATATTTAACCTCTTTTGCCGCGATTTGTTATTTATAGAAGGGTGACATTGCGTGTTTTCTCTAAAAgtacaaattataaaaatacagaCGGGGGAAATATGTTTATGGCATCTGTTGCGTTTTAGTAATGTTACCCCAATAtcttcagatggcatttagaatGTGAATCAAAGCTATATGCAAAATGTCAGACGTATTTTAAACGCTTTCTTTCAGACCCCACAGAAAATCTTCTGAAGGAAAACAAAAGCCCTTCTTGGACTCCCATCAACACAGGCGTGCAAAAAGGTGAGTGTTGCGATGGAttcttgcttttttaaaacagGACGATGCTATTGTGTGCATTGTTAgacttttgatatatttatatatttatagttctTTAGAAAACCATCTCTTAAACGTTCCAAAAGAGGGGTTTCGCCTGTGATGCCATTGAGCattttttgttcccaaaataatCTTACAGTGTAAAAATCTTACTATTCTGTGTGTGTAAAAAgcattttaagaacatttttaacgctgtaatatgtatataataaaataatagtagtaataataatggaTCCATAAAGAACCCTTAGATTTTTATATTGGTGCAGAACCAAGAAGCCATTATACATCATCTCCAAAGAACCATATAAACCATTCCAAGAACTCGGTAAAACTGTTTTTGTAGTTTAATAACATAAAAGAGTGTCCGTTATTTACTTTCACTCTTCAATACTGATTCTGTTTGCTTTGCGTTTTAGGAAGTGGACAAATCCAGCTTTGGCAATTTCTTCTGGAGCTGCTGTCTGACAGCGCCAATATGACCTGCATCAGCTGGGAGGGCACCAATGGAGAGTTTAAACTGATAGACCCGGACGAGGTGGCCAGACGGTGGGGGGAGCGCAAGAGTAAACCGAACATGAACTATGACAAACTGAGCCGAGCTCTGCGCTATTACTACGACAAAAACATCATGACCAAGGTGCACGGAAAGCGTTACGCGTACAAATTTGACTTTAACGGCTTGGCGCAAGTGTGCCAGCCCTCCTCAACCGAACAAGCTATTTACAAATTCCAGAGTAACTTCGCTCCTATCCAGTTTTCAGGCATTTCCAAGCTCAGTCTGGTTGCCCCAGGTGCTGGTCCGTCGGGGTTCTCATACTGGCCCGGATCTCCTCCAACCCTCTATCACAGCCACAACCTGCAACCGCCAGGACCCTTCGGTGCCGTGTCTGCGTCGCATTTAAATTGCGTTAACAGCATCAACAGTTTAAATAACCTAAATAGGCCTAATATCAATAATCActataattgaattttttttcttttttttctttttttttttttgctggataattacttttttttcttttcttttttttttttgatggataaTTTGGGAATGACATTTGGTGGATTGTTAATGTTCATCACTTTAAGAAAGCAGTTTAGCACTATGGAAAACAAATACTGTACTTTGTCACTGATTGATTCATCATTAAGCTGGcatgaactgcatttttttattttattatgttcccTGAGGTTCACGTATAagtgtgattttatatttaaaaaaacataatttagaagtaatactATTTTCTATCCTGTTTTTTAGTCTCTCTCTGCAGAAAAGTCTGGAGCAGACAATGCATTAGTGGTAAAACAAGTTTACTCGCATTATGTATTAGACAAGCGCTGCATCAATGGTTTACTTGTCTCTCTGAAAAGCCTGCATCCTAGACTACTgtcttgtttaaaaatgaatccgTAGCAAGTAGAgcaaaaaaacactgtttcactGGAGCGCTTCgctaatttttatcattattatcagcGATTCTGTTTACACTGGGTGCGGCACAGATTGACCACACCCCCGTTGATGTCCCGTTTTCTGACAGGCTAAGCATTTGCGCCGCTTCTGAcctgaaagagaagagaagagatcaCGGCTTGatcgtatgtatgtatgtacggtATGGTTCTGTTATAAAGTGCCACATTCCAAAACGAGTCATTTTATGAGCTTATGGTTTTAATAAAATCTCTTTTTTAACTAACAATAATATTTTGAGTTTTTAAACTTacagggctgcgtttcccaaaagcttcgtacTGTAAGTCTAGGAAGTTTGTAAAAACGATCTTACGACTGATCTTTATCACTGATCTGCTCTGAAGTAATCGTGAAACCCTAAGTGCATagacaaataaaacagttttatgttaatataattatataatataatataatataatataatataatataatataatataatacttataaatgaatattataGCCTACTATATAGGCCTAATATCTGTTATTTCCGGGTCCAATACATGACTGGTTTAAGTAAATTTCctacatttcttatttattctttttttcagtcattAAATTTAGATGtgcatttctattttatttgttttctgccctttttaattaattaatttgcagtaataaagtgtacaataaagtacaatcaaaAGCCTTAATTATATtcacattgcacttgaataaagttaaaggtgaaatgttaacctaatgctgcgttccagacaactcgtatataataactataat is a window from the Carassius gibelio isolate Cgi1373 ecotype wild population from Czech Republic chromosome A9, carGib1.2-hapl.c, whole genome shotgun sequence genome containing:
- the LOC128019664 gene encoding protein FEV-like; this encodes MKAYPFTSTTTMRQNSGGSLVFNMYLSDPTENLLKENKSPSWTPINTGVQKGSGQIQLWQFLLELLSDSANMTCISWEGTNGEFKLIDPDEVARRWGERKSKPNMNYDKLSRALRYYYDKNIMTKVHGKRYAYKFDFNGLAQVCQPSSTEQAIYKFQSNFAPIQFSGISKLSLVAPGAGPSGFSYWPGSPPTLYHSHNLQPPGPFGAVSASHLNCVNSINSLNNLNRPNINNHYN